The Amycolatopsis japonica nucleotide sequence GCAGCGTCCGGCCACCGTGCGGCCGCTGTAGCCCTGGGCGATCTCGGCGACCACGCCGGCCTTTTCCGGCGACGACGACACCTGCAGCTTGACCGCGTCGCCCGTCGTGCACTTCGCTTCCACGGCCTCCTCGCCGGAGTCGCTCGTGAGCGCGCGCAGGCCGATGATGAGGCCGATGGCGACCACCGCCGCGGCCACGAACGCCAGGACCTTGCGGCCGCCGCGGGACTGCTGAGGATTCACGACCATGGAGAACCTCCGCCGGTGGGGACACCGATTATCCGGAGGTTTCGCCTTGCCAGGCTTGGCGTTGCCGAACCGTTGCGGCCATGGCGGTACTTATCCCGCCACCCGCCGCATTTAGTCCTCTAAATGCGTGGGCCCGCATTTAGAGGACTAAATGCGGGCCGTCAAGCGCCGGGGCCCCGGCCGGACCAGGTCCACGCGTAGCCGTGATCCTCCGATGCGTCGGCCGCCTCGCCGAGATCCAGCGGGGCGAAGGTGTCCACCATGACCGCGGTCTCGTCGAAGAACTGCGCCCCGATCGACGCCTCGGCCGCGCCGGGCTGCGGCCCGTGCGTGAAGCCGGACGGGTGCAGCGAAAGCGAGCCGACCTCGATCCCGGAGCCCTTGCGCGCCTCGTAGTTCCCACGGACGTAGAACATCAGCTCGTCCGAGTCGACGTTCGCGTGGTTGTACGGCACCGGGATCGACTCGGGGTGGTAGTCGACCTTGCGCGGGCAGAACGAGCAGACCACGAAGTTCGGGCCCTCGAACGTCTGGTGCACGGGCGGCGGCTGGTGCACGCGGCCGGTGATGGGCTCGAAGTCGTCGATGTTGAACACCCACGGGTACAGGCAGCCGTCCCAGCCGACGACGTCGAACGGGTGGGTCGCGTAGGTGTAGCGCGTCAGCCCGGCGCGGTGGCGCACGAGGACCTCGACGTCGGTGCCGTCGACGACCAGCGGCTCGGACGGCCCGCGGATGTCGCGCTCGCAGTACGGCGAGTGCTCCAGGAACTGACCCTTCGCCGACAGATACCGCTTCGGCGGGCCGATGTGGCCGCGTGCCTCGATGGTCAGCAGCTTGACCCCGTCGTCGCCGTGCGGCAGCACACGATAGGTGCACGACGTCGGGATGACGAGGTAGTCGCCGTCGCCGACCTCCAGCGAGCCGTAGATCGTCTCGACGGTCGCGCCACCGCCCTGGACGTAGAACAGCTCGTCGCCCGCCGCGTTGCGGTACAGCGGCGAAGGCTTGGTCGCGTGGACGAAGCCGATGGTGACGTCGGCGTTGCCGAACAGCCGCCGCCGGTCGGTGACCGCGTCGGCCTCGCCGAACTTGAGGTCGTGGGTCTTGAAGGCGCGGGGCTTGAGCGGGTGGTTCGGGGTGATCGGGCCGCGCTCGTCCTCGATCGCGACGGCGTCGACGATCGCCGTCGGCAGGCCGCGGTGATAGAGCAGCGCCGAGTCCGCCGAGAAGCCCTCGACACCCATCAGTTCCTCGGCGTACAGGCCCCCGTCGGGCTTGCGGAACGCGGTGTGGCGCTTGTGCGGGATCTCGCCTACCTGCCGGTAGTAAGGCATCGGAATCTCCCCGGAACGTGTCCGTTGTGCGAACGATTTTGTCCTGATGTCGTACGCTACTAGCGTGTCAGTCGTGTCAAGCGCTGTGGAACTCACGCCACCCGGCCCCCGAGGAATCCCTCCCCTGTTCGCGCGGCTC carries:
- a CDS encoding homogentisate 1,2-dioxygenase, with the protein product MPYYRQVGEIPHKRHTAFRKPDGGLYAEELMGVEGFSADSALLYHRGLPTAIVDAVAIEDERGPITPNHPLKPRAFKTHDLKFGEADAVTDRRRLFGNADVTIGFVHATKPSPLYRNAAGDELFYVQGGGATVETIYGSLEVGDGDYLVIPTSCTYRVLPHGDDGVKLLTIEARGHIGPPKRYLSAKGQFLEHSPYCERDIRGPSEPLVVDGTDVEVLVRHRAGLTRYTYATHPFDVVGWDGCLYPWVFNIDDFEPITGRVHQPPPVHQTFEGPNFVVCSFCPRKVDYHPESIPVPYNHANVDSDELMFYVRGNYEARKGSGIEVGSLSLHPSGFTHGPQPGAAEASIGAQFFDETAVMVDTFAPLDLGEAADASEDHGYAWTWSGRGPGA